From Sparus aurata chromosome 9, fSpaAur1.1, whole genome shotgun sequence, a single genomic window includes:
- the LOC115587699 gene encoding immunoglobulin superfamily member 3-like isoform X1 — protein sequence MSCSRQSCSWRANLLLCLGLFLHCGEAIVHTEAQAGPLYRVVGSPLSISCNVSGFSNPDAEQEFEVRVKKPANPTFEINIISTGNNDFGYAIYLDRVRSKEITLTHVSPTAVVFEIQRLQKNDEGEFECSVKNSENVYLGTYSAHTVVKVIDNSLSVSSPASTSLSYNEGEALMLTCQASSNTVQHTHLSIAWYLRKDGEDDPRPIISLDRDFTLSPGPGFEGRYQAGLVRLDKIGEATYRLKMDQLEVSDQGQIYCQAREWIQDPDRSWYAITQADAAETTVNVRAREVLPDTSSLVVRISAQPPTLQEGQELSLSCNIDTEKLRERFFSVAWRKGGVELARIGPTGILSVGPEYSVRGQEGELRAARVGSKDYRLILQPVRTDDHGVYICTAWPQDRGQDGVFTQGAAQDSSSQLVSISATESGLSLEMQNIVKVNERDKLVLTCKVLGVKGQLSVTWQHKATSAAIFTNVISLSQEGVMETGGEFSRRRVKATRPTTDTFTLELDEVTPSDSGVYQCAVSEWKTNSKTNSQSQTATVTVEPVESYVKVNLVSRDNIVTVGDDVALMCRVRGPHVPITLTWSLQRDATNLDNILTLNYDGAVSWSAGVEQSYQLKVENKPNEVRYHLLIHGASQREAGSYQCSASVFIENAYKRLPASNQLAVKVNKPVSKLDLTSAPALTSNINTDLEIKCSVISTTSASSRYAVTWLLQQQAEKQIIVSSDRDALLAFGPQVELSHRQRISMKHTKGPSFELSIRQAQISDGGSYTCEVVEWLQDPRGDWYELSPVSRTTNVTVLEPVNDLRLDQREQSLSIGEGEELELKCDIISGAPSPSFFYKVTWLYTEHDSSITNALVELDHRGLLSYPENQKLRGLQGRLRLSRPAQSSFHLGIQRAHEGDGGTYKCQVEQHQLDHEGRWQQKASESAGPITLTVNVPENNLSIEKNELELNRSTTQDFTIPCHITNQSSSDSEFQVIWFRQKVAETKHLPIFTAYRDATLQDRSGMGDRLRFSHPLPNQFSLTVSKPGREDSGLYFCEVEEWIPSLSHGWRRVAVEKSGNLTVYVNAEGDARAVSEPACNSGIWIGILVAFALCAVAVVVGLLLKICQSNRGKKAENSLWTEQVTLNSKPSAED from the exons ATGAGCTGTTCCCGGCAATCCTGCTCTTGGAGGGCTAATTTGCTCCTCTGTCTGGGGCTTTTTCTGCACTGTG GAGAGGCCATAGTGCACACTGAAGCGCAGGCCGGGCCTCTGTATCGCGTGGTGGGCTCCCCGCTCTCCATCTCCTGCAATGTGAGCGGCTTCTCCAACCCCGACGCCGAGCAGGAATTTGAAGTCCGCGTGAAGAAGCCTGCGAATCCAACATTCGAGATCAACATCATCAGCACCGGCAACAATGACTTCGGCTACGCCATATATTTGGATCGCGTGAGGAGCAAGGAAATCACTCTGACACATGTGTCTCCGACTGCTGTCGTGTTCGAGATACAAAGACTGCAGAAGAACGATGAAGGGGAGTTTGAGTGTAGTGTGAAAAACTCCGAAAATGTGTATCTAGGAACCTACAGCGCTCATACAGTAGTGAAAG TGATTGACAACTCTCTAAGTGTTTCATCACCTGCCTCCACCTCACTGAGCTATAACGAGGGTGAGGCTCTCATGTTAACATGCCAAGCCTCCAGCAACACCGTCCAGCACACCCATCTGTCTATCGCCTGGTATCTACGTAAAGACGGCGAGGACGACCCTCGGCCCATCATCTCTCTGGACAGAGACTTCACGCTGAGCCCAGGCCCGGGGTTTGAAGGCCGTTACCAGGCCGGACTCGTTAGGTTAGATAAAATTGGAGAGGCCACGTACAGGCTGAAGATGGATCAGCTGGAGGTGTCAGACCAAGGCCAGATCTACTGCCAGGCTCGGGAGTGGATTCAAGATCCTGACCGCTCCTGGTACGCTATCACACAGGCGGATGCAGCGGAGACTACCGTGAACGTCAGAGCCAGAG AAGTGTTGCCAGACACGTCATCTCTGGTGGTGAGAATTTCTGCTCAGCCGCCGACCCTGCAGGAGGGGCAGGAGCTATCGTTATCCTGCAACATAGACACGGAGAAGCTGAGGGAGAGGTTCTTCTCTGTAGCCTGGCGCAAGGGAGGTGTTGAGCTGGCCCGCATCGGCCCTACAGGCATTCTGTCCGTGGGGCCAGAGTACAGCGTGCGAGGACAAGAAGGAGAGCTCAGGGCAGCCCGGGTAGGGAGCAAAGATTACCGTCTCATATTGCAGCCCGTCAGAACTGACGACCACGGAGTGTATATCTGTACAGCATGGCCTCAGGACAGAGGCCAGGATGGTGTTTTCACACAGGGGGCAGCCCAAGACTCCAGCTCCCAGCTAGTCAGCATCTCAGCCACAG AAAGTGGGCTATCACTtgaaatgcaaaacattgtGAAAGTCAATGAAAGGGACAAGTTGGTGCTCACATGTAAGGTGCttggggtcaaaggtcagctctCCGTCACCTGGCAACACAAAGCAACTTCCGCAGCCATTTTTACAAATGTCATCAGCCTGAGTCAGGAGGGTGTTATGGAAACCGGGGGGGAGTTCTCCAGACGCAGAGTGAAGGCGACGCGCCCGACGACTGACACCTTCACCCTGGAGCTCGATGAGGTCACGCCTTCAGATTCGGGTGTCTACCAGTGTGCTGTGTCTGAATGGAAAACCAACAGCAAGACCAACAGCCAGTCACAGACTGCCACTGTGACAGTGGAGCCAGTAG AATCGTATGTGAAGGTGAACCTTGTAAGTCGCGACAACATAGTGACTGTAGGAGATGATGTGGCGTTGATGTGCCGGGTGAGAGGGCCCCATGTGCCGATAACACTGACTTGGAGCCTCCAGCGGGATGCTACAAACCTCGATAACATCCTGACGCTGAACTACGACGGTGCCGTCAGCTGGTCTGCTGGAGTCGAGCAAAGCTACCAGCTCAAAGTAGAGAACAAGCCGAACGAAGTCCGTTACCATCTTCTCATCCACGGTGCGAGCCAACGGGAGGCGGGAAGCTACCAGTGTAGTGCGTCGGTCTTCATTGAGAATGCGTACAAGAGGCTGCCTGCATCCAACCAGCTGGCTGTGAAAGTAAATAAACCAG TGAGCAAGCTCGACCTGACCTCCGCCCCCGCCTTGACCAGCAACATCAACACCGACTTAGAGATTAAATGCTCAGTCATCTCCACAACCTCTGCTTCCTCCCGCTATGCCGTCACCTGGCTGCTCCAGCAACAGGCAGAGAAACAGATCATCGTAAGCTCGGACCGGGACGCCCTCCTAGCATTTGGACCACAGGTAGAGCTGAGCCACAGACAGCGAATCAGCATGAAGCACACTAAGGGCCCTAGCTTTGAGTTGAGCATTCGACAAGCTCAGATCTCAGACGGAGGCTCGTACACATGCGAGGTGGTGGAGTGGCTGCAAGATCCTCGCGGTGATTGGTATGAACTCTCGCCAGTGTCCAGGACTACAAACGTAACAGTCCTTGAACCTG tcAATGACCTTCGTTTAGATCAGAGAGAGCAGTCGTTGAGTATCGGCGAGGGAGAAGAATTGGAACTCAAGTGTGACATCATCTCAGGTGCACCCAGTCCTTCTTTTTTCTACAAGGTCACTTGGCTCTATACCGAACACGACTCTTCCATCACCAATGCCCTGGTGGAGCTGGATCACAGGGGCCTGCTGAGTTACCCAGAGAACCAGAAGCTCCGAGGCCTGCAGGGGCGGCTTCGTCTCTCCAGACCCGCTCAGAGCAGCTTCCACCTTGGGATCCAGAGGGCGCATGAGGGGGATGGCGGGACCTACAAGTGCCAGGTGGAGCAGCACCAGCTGGATCATGAAGGTCGCTGGCAGCAAAAGGCCTCAGAAAGCGCAGGTCCCATCACGTTGACAGTAAATGTTCCAG aaaataacCTGTCCATTGAAAAGAATGAGCTGGAGCTGAATAGGAGCACGACCCAGGATTTCACCATACCCTGTCACATCACCAATCAATCCAGCAGTGACTCCGAGTTCCAGGTCATATGGTTCCGGCAGAAAGTGGCAGAGACCAAACATCTCCCCATATTCACCGCTTATCGAGACGCCACCCTACAGGACAGGTCTGGGATGGGTGATCGGCTAAGATTTAGCCACCCTTTGCCCAACCAGTTCAGCCTCACAGTCTCGAAGCCAGGTCGGGAAGATAGTGGCCTGTACTTCTGTGAGGTAGAGGAGTGGATCCCATCTCTGTCTCATGGATGGAGGAGGGTCGCTGTGGAAAAGTCAGGAAATTTGACTGTTTATGTCAACGCAGAGG GGGATGCTAGAGCCGTCTCTGAGCCTGCATGCAATTCGGGCATCTGGATAGGGATTCTTGTGGCCTTTGCCCTCTGCGCAGTGGCGGTCGTAGTCGGACTGCTGCTGAAAATCTGCCAGAGCAACAGAGGAAAGAAGGCTGAAAACTCTCTGTGGACTGAGCAAGTCACTCTAAACTCCAAACCCAGTGCAGAGGACTGA
- the LOC115587699 gene encoding immunoglobulin superfamily member 3-like isoform X2: MSCSRQSCSWRANLLLCLGLFLHCGEAIVHTEAQAGPLYRVVGSPLSISCNVSGFSNPDAEQEFEVRVKKPANPTFEINIISTGNNDFGYAIYLDRVRSKEITLTHVSPTAVVFEIQRLQKNDEGEFECSVKNSENVYLGTYSAHTVVKVIDNSLSVSSPASTSLSYNEGEALMLTCQASSNTVQHTHLSIAWYLRKDGEDDPRPIISLDRDFTLSPGPGFEGRYQAGLVRLDKIGEATYRLKMDQLEVSDQGQIYCQAREWIQDPDRSWYAITQADAAETTVNVRAREVLPDTSSLVVRISAQPPTLQEGQELSLSCNIDTEKLRERFFSVAWRKGGVELARIGPTGILSVGPEYSVRGQEGELRAARVGSKDYRLILQPVRTDDHGVYICTAWPQDRGQDGVFTQGAAQDSSSQLVSISATESGLSLEMQNIVKVNERDKLVLTCKVLGVKGQLSVTWQHKATSAAIFTNVISLSQEGVMETGGEFSRRRVKATRPTTDTFTLELDEVTPSDSGVYQCAVSEWKTNSKTNSQSQTATVTVEPVESYVKVNLVSRDNIVTVGDDVALMCRVRGPHVPITLTWSLQRDATNLDNILTLNYDGAVSWSAGVEQSYQLKVENKPNEVRYHLLIHGASQREAGSYQCSASVFIENAYKRLPASNQLAVKVNKPVSKLDLTSAPALTSNINTDLEIKCSVISTTSASSRYAVTWLLQQQAEKQIIVSSDRDALLAFGPQVELSHRQRISMKHTKGPSFELSIRQAQISDGGSYTCEVVEWLQDPRGDWYELSPVSRTTNVTVLEPENNLSIEKNELELNRSTTQDFTIPCHITNQSSSDSEFQVIWFRQKVAETKHLPIFTAYRDATLQDRSGMGDRLRFSHPLPNQFSLTVSKPGREDSGLYFCEVEEWIPSLSHGWRRVAVEKSGNLTVYVNAEGDARAVSEPACNSGIWIGILVAFALCAVAVVVGLLLKICQSNRGKKAENSLWTEQVTLNSKPSAED, translated from the exons ATGAGCTGTTCCCGGCAATCCTGCTCTTGGAGGGCTAATTTGCTCCTCTGTCTGGGGCTTTTTCTGCACTGTG GAGAGGCCATAGTGCACACTGAAGCGCAGGCCGGGCCTCTGTATCGCGTGGTGGGCTCCCCGCTCTCCATCTCCTGCAATGTGAGCGGCTTCTCCAACCCCGACGCCGAGCAGGAATTTGAAGTCCGCGTGAAGAAGCCTGCGAATCCAACATTCGAGATCAACATCATCAGCACCGGCAACAATGACTTCGGCTACGCCATATATTTGGATCGCGTGAGGAGCAAGGAAATCACTCTGACACATGTGTCTCCGACTGCTGTCGTGTTCGAGATACAAAGACTGCAGAAGAACGATGAAGGGGAGTTTGAGTGTAGTGTGAAAAACTCCGAAAATGTGTATCTAGGAACCTACAGCGCTCATACAGTAGTGAAAG TGATTGACAACTCTCTAAGTGTTTCATCACCTGCCTCCACCTCACTGAGCTATAACGAGGGTGAGGCTCTCATGTTAACATGCCAAGCCTCCAGCAACACCGTCCAGCACACCCATCTGTCTATCGCCTGGTATCTACGTAAAGACGGCGAGGACGACCCTCGGCCCATCATCTCTCTGGACAGAGACTTCACGCTGAGCCCAGGCCCGGGGTTTGAAGGCCGTTACCAGGCCGGACTCGTTAGGTTAGATAAAATTGGAGAGGCCACGTACAGGCTGAAGATGGATCAGCTGGAGGTGTCAGACCAAGGCCAGATCTACTGCCAGGCTCGGGAGTGGATTCAAGATCCTGACCGCTCCTGGTACGCTATCACACAGGCGGATGCAGCGGAGACTACCGTGAACGTCAGAGCCAGAG AAGTGTTGCCAGACACGTCATCTCTGGTGGTGAGAATTTCTGCTCAGCCGCCGACCCTGCAGGAGGGGCAGGAGCTATCGTTATCCTGCAACATAGACACGGAGAAGCTGAGGGAGAGGTTCTTCTCTGTAGCCTGGCGCAAGGGAGGTGTTGAGCTGGCCCGCATCGGCCCTACAGGCATTCTGTCCGTGGGGCCAGAGTACAGCGTGCGAGGACAAGAAGGAGAGCTCAGGGCAGCCCGGGTAGGGAGCAAAGATTACCGTCTCATATTGCAGCCCGTCAGAACTGACGACCACGGAGTGTATATCTGTACAGCATGGCCTCAGGACAGAGGCCAGGATGGTGTTTTCACACAGGGGGCAGCCCAAGACTCCAGCTCCCAGCTAGTCAGCATCTCAGCCACAG AAAGTGGGCTATCACTtgaaatgcaaaacattgtGAAAGTCAATGAAAGGGACAAGTTGGTGCTCACATGTAAGGTGCttggggtcaaaggtcagctctCCGTCACCTGGCAACACAAAGCAACTTCCGCAGCCATTTTTACAAATGTCATCAGCCTGAGTCAGGAGGGTGTTATGGAAACCGGGGGGGAGTTCTCCAGACGCAGAGTGAAGGCGACGCGCCCGACGACTGACACCTTCACCCTGGAGCTCGATGAGGTCACGCCTTCAGATTCGGGTGTCTACCAGTGTGCTGTGTCTGAATGGAAAACCAACAGCAAGACCAACAGCCAGTCACAGACTGCCACTGTGACAGTGGAGCCAGTAG AATCGTATGTGAAGGTGAACCTTGTAAGTCGCGACAACATAGTGACTGTAGGAGATGATGTGGCGTTGATGTGCCGGGTGAGAGGGCCCCATGTGCCGATAACACTGACTTGGAGCCTCCAGCGGGATGCTACAAACCTCGATAACATCCTGACGCTGAACTACGACGGTGCCGTCAGCTGGTCTGCTGGAGTCGAGCAAAGCTACCAGCTCAAAGTAGAGAACAAGCCGAACGAAGTCCGTTACCATCTTCTCATCCACGGTGCGAGCCAACGGGAGGCGGGAAGCTACCAGTGTAGTGCGTCGGTCTTCATTGAGAATGCGTACAAGAGGCTGCCTGCATCCAACCAGCTGGCTGTGAAAGTAAATAAACCAG TGAGCAAGCTCGACCTGACCTCCGCCCCCGCCTTGACCAGCAACATCAACACCGACTTAGAGATTAAATGCTCAGTCATCTCCACAACCTCTGCTTCCTCCCGCTATGCCGTCACCTGGCTGCTCCAGCAACAGGCAGAGAAACAGATCATCGTAAGCTCGGACCGGGACGCCCTCCTAGCATTTGGACCACAGGTAGAGCTGAGCCACAGACAGCGAATCAGCATGAAGCACACTAAGGGCCCTAGCTTTGAGTTGAGCATTCGACAAGCTCAGATCTCAGACGGAGGCTCGTACACATGCGAGGTGGTGGAGTGGCTGCAAGATCCTCGCGGTGATTGGTATGAACTCTCGCCAGTGTCCAGGACTACAAACGTAACAGTCCTTGAACCTG aaaataacCTGTCCATTGAAAAGAATGAGCTGGAGCTGAATAGGAGCACGACCCAGGATTTCACCATACCCTGTCACATCACCAATCAATCCAGCAGTGACTCCGAGTTCCAGGTCATATGGTTCCGGCAGAAAGTGGCAGAGACCAAACATCTCCCCATATTCACCGCTTATCGAGACGCCACCCTACAGGACAGGTCTGGGATGGGTGATCGGCTAAGATTTAGCCACCCTTTGCCCAACCAGTTCAGCCTCACAGTCTCGAAGCCAGGTCGGGAAGATAGTGGCCTGTACTTCTGTGAGGTAGAGGAGTGGATCCCATCTCTGTCTCATGGATGGAGGAGGGTCGCTGTGGAAAAGTCAGGAAATTTGACTGTTTATGTCAACGCAGAGG GGGATGCTAGAGCCGTCTCTGAGCCTGCATGCAATTCGGGCATCTGGATAGGGATTCTTGTGGCCTTTGCCCTCTGCGCAGTGGCGGTCGTAGTCGGACTGCTGCTGAAAATCTGCCAGAGCAACAGAGGAAAGAAGGCTGAAAACTCTCTGTGGACTGAGCAAGTCACTCTAAACTCCAAACCCAGTGCAGAGGACTGA